The proteins below come from a single Roseiflexus sp. RS-1 genomic window:
- a CDS encoding transglycosylase SLT domain-containing protein, with protein MRCLWSVLVIALSLIACTPETATNVPSPSLIEAVTPVGTQGTPETETNVPSPPDASLSTSLQSRPDMASPEAPGTPQPDSPPALPGGSSSSVASPDELLARGLERREAGDYDAAAEAFFAAANAARGTPTGRAARFYLAESFALRERWTSAVEALNAFVADGIQDDLTARAWFWIARGHEEAGSHAAAIAAYEQFRSFATPAETYARLRQAAQERAVGRLDAAAANYEAVARSDLARSQRAAAYEAAIQVRRDLRQIDGALQLANELLTLAEQPAYRARLLIELADLPRSQGDLATARSWLFEGLTRAPGLPVSLAMVDRLRTDPEIAIPPDLAARVYEAHSRWSDAVAALDAALATADDSQRADLLRRRALALRGLGDFPAALTGFDAAIAAAGESDAGIQARLDRIQTVGQSGATEAAIQGYRDFAATFPNDSRAPEALRRAAALLDRLGDGEAAAQQRIDLGRRYPSLPLAQEAWFAGGLHLFVSGQAVQARQVWDELAAAATGAAALRARYWAGRAALAAGNGEEGRALLDQVIASAPDSYFAARARVLLNRRETGAIAPDDPMSADDWRSIEEWLATWAGEPPPDTTNPADDPTIRRARELDALRLRVEAMAEWSAALAIRNDNPYALYLLARYAHEQGAASVTLRAANRLIRLSPGGAASDAPLALRRILYPVPFTATVLTRSREFGVDPALMYALLRQESAFDPAATSWAGARGLAQVMPATGQGIAQALGVTGFRETDLYRPDLSIRFGAFYLSRQMTAMNGSIEGALAAYNGGPGNARRWSGGAPITDPDLFAERIDFEETRNYVKSVIAQYDVYRRLYRWDGE; from the coding sequence ATGCGTTGTCTTTGGAGCGTGCTGGTGATCGCACTGTCGCTTATCGCCTGTACGCCGGAAACTGCAACAAACGTTCCGTCTCCTTCCCTGATCGAAGCGGTAACGCCGGTTGGAACTCAAGGTACGCCGGAAACCGAAACAAACGTTCCGTCTCCTCCCGATGCCTCCCTGTCCACTTCGCTGCAGTCGCGTCCCGACATGGCATCGCCGGAGGCGCCGGGAACACCGCAACCTGATTCGCCACCCGCTCTCCCCGGAGGTTCGTCTTCCTCTGTCGCCTCGCCCGATGAGCTGCTTGCGCGTGGGCTGGAGCGACGCGAAGCCGGCGACTACGATGCGGCTGCTGAGGCGTTCTTTGCAGCTGCCAATGCCGCGCGGGGAACGCCGACGGGACGTGCCGCGCGCTTCTACCTGGCAGAAAGTTTTGCCCTCCGCGAACGCTGGACATCGGCTGTCGAAGCGCTGAATGCGTTTGTTGCCGACGGAATCCAGGACGATCTGACAGCACGGGCATGGTTCTGGATTGCGCGCGGGCATGAAGAAGCCGGTTCGCACGCTGCGGCAATCGCGGCGTATGAGCAGTTCCGCTCCTTCGCCACACCTGCTGAGACATATGCTCGCCTGCGACAGGCCGCTCAGGAACGCGCCGTTGGTCGCCTCGACGCCGCTGCCGCGAACTATGAGGCGGTTGCGCGCAGCGATCTTGCGCGCAGTCAGCGCGCTGCGGCATATGAGGCGGCAATTCAGGTACGCCGTGACCTGAGACAGATCGATGGTGCGTTGCAGCTGGCAAACGAACTGCTAACGCTGGCGGAGCAACCGGCATACCGCGCCCGCCTGCTGATCGAACTCGCCGATCTGCCGCGCAGCCAGGGAGACCTGGCGACAGCGCGATCCTGGCTGTTCGAGGGTCTCACACGCGCGCCGGGGTTGCCGGTGTCCCTGGCGATGGTGGATCGGCTCCGCACTGATCCTGAGATTGCCATCCCGCCTGATCTGGCAGCCCGCGTCTACGAGGCGCATAGCCGCTGGTCTGACGCAGTTGCTGCGCTCGATGCCGCACTCGCCACGGCGGACGACTCACAGCGCGCCGATCTGCTCCGACGACGGGCCCTGGCGCTGCGTGGTCTGGGAGATTTTCCCGCAGCACTGACAGGGTTTGATGCCGCAATTGCTGCAGCTGGCGAAAGCGACGCTGGCATTCAGGCGCGCCTCGACCGGATTCAGACGGTCGGGCAGAGTGGCGCCACCGAAGCGGCAATTCAGGGGTACCGTGATTTTGCCGCGACATTCCCCAATGATTCCCGCGCTCCAGAGGCGTTGCGTCGCGCTGCGGCGTTGCTCGACCGACTCGGTGATGGAGAAGCGGCGGCGCAGCAGCGTATCGACCTGGGTCGGCGGTATCCGTCTCTGCCGCTGGCACAGGAAGCCTGGTTTGCGGGCGGGCTGCATCTGTTCGTGTCTGGTCAGGCGGTGCAGGCGCGCCAGGTGTGGGACGAACTGGCTGCCGCCGCCACAGGCGCAGCGGCGCTGCGAGCGCGGTACTGGGCAGGGCGTGCAGCGCTTGCCGCGGGCAACGGGGAAGAAGGGCGCGCATTGCTGGATCAGGTAATTGCGTCTGCACCCGATTCCTACTTCGCTGCACGCGCCCGCGTATTGCTCAATCGTCGGGAAACGGGCGCGATTGCGCCTGATGACCCGATGAGTGCGGATGACTGGCGTTCCATCGAGGAGTGGCTTGCCACATGGGCTGGCGAACCGCCGCCCGACACAACCAATCCGGCTGATGACCCCACAATCCGGCGCGCGCGCGAACTCGACGCGCTTCGTCTGCGCGTCGAGGCGATGGCGGAATGGTCGGCGGCGCTGGCAATACGCAATGACAACCCATATGCGCTCTACCTGCTGGCGCGCTATGCGCATGAGCAGGGCGCTGCCAGCGTTACACTGCGCGCTGCCAACCGCCTCATCCGTCTGTCTCCTGGCGGCGCAGCGTCAGACGCACCGCTTGCGCTGCGGCGCATCCTCTATCCGGTTCCATTCACAGCGACGGTGCTGACACGATCACGAGAGTTTGGCGTCGATCCCGCTCTCATGTATGCGTTGTTGCGTCAGGAGAGCGCCTTCGACCCGGCGGCGACCTCATGGGCGGGAGCGCGCGGTCTGGCGCAGGTGATGCCTGCAACCGGTCAGGGTATCGCCCAGGCGCTTGGAGTAACTGGATTCCGCGAAACAGATCTCTATCGCCCTGATCTGAGCATTCGTTTTGGCGCGTTCTATCTCAGTCGCCAGATGACAGCGATGAATGGAAGTATCGAGGGAGCGCTTGCCGCGTACAATGGCGGACCCGGCAACGCGCGACGCTGGTCGGGCGGCGCGCCGATCACCGATCCCGATCTGTTCGCCGAGCGGATCGACTTCGAGGAGACGAGAAATTATGTCAAGTCGGTAATCGCCCAGTACGATGTTTACCGGCGTCTGTACCGCTGGGACGGGGAATGA
- a CDS encoding GlmU family protein — protein sequence MTDEPIVFFEDEGCRTFLPLTHTRPVCDLRCGIFTLRERVRTLTGMTPAVICRSHLARAYGVGRWPLTLLSRSTPLTFVNARALDAGWIFDLLDEPVGTVYLTDAGHALLGGPVLLGARLTPWMASAVLPYLLEQRGAAALAELRRIGRLVEIETRLLTFPWDLIALNGEQIVRDVPLVVRQDGWICAADQPPAHPSIVVSNPAHVFIHRDARLEPPLALDARDGPIVIDAARIEPFSFIQGPAWIGPGSLIASARIRGETSIGPVCRIGGEVEASIVQGYSNKHHDGFLGHSYLGEWVNIGAMTTNSDLKNTYGTIRMVIEGFGQIDSGILKLGCFLADHVKLGIGVHLNGGAVIGTGSNIFGVHFAPKTIPPFTWGGEVFREYRIQSMIDVARKVMARRKVSMSAEQEEVLRAVFAMTRGDRAGLDDGGGRDEAALRRAEAEAVRAFDLVEASGG from the coding sequence ATGACTGATGAACCGATTGTTTTCTTCGAAGACGAAGGATGCCGCACCTTTCTGCCATTGACGCATACACGACCTGTTTGCGATCTGCGCTGCGGCATCTTTACTCTGCGCGAGCGGGTGCGCACGCTGACGGGCATGACGCCAGCGGTCATCTGCCGTTCTCACCTGGCGCGGGCATATGGCGTCGGGCGCTGGCCCCTCACGCTGCTCAGTCGGAGTACACCGCTCACCTTTGTGAATGCGCGTGCGCTCGATGCGGGATGGATCTTCGATCTACTTGATGAACCGGTAGGAACGGTGTACCTGACCGACGCGGGACATGCTCTCCTCGGCGGACCGGTTCTGTTGGGTGCGCGTCTGACGCCGTGGATGGCAAGTGCAGTGCTCCCCTACCTTCTTGAGCAGCGCGGCGCGGCGGCGCTGGCGGAACTGCGTCGTATCGGGCGTCTCGTCGAGATCGAGACACGCCTGCTCACCTTCCCCTGGGACCTGATCGCGCTGAACGGCGAACAGATCGTGCGTGATGTGCCGCTCGTCGTCAGGCAGGACGGCTGGATCTGCGCGGCTGACCAACCGCCTGCCCATCCATCGATTGTCGTCAGCAACCCGGCGCACGTCTTCATCCACCGCGATGCGCGCCTGGAACCGCCGCTGGCGCTCGATGCGCGCGATGGTCCAATCGTGATCGATGCTGCACGGATTGAACCGTTTTCGTTCATCCAGGGACCGGCCTGGATCGGTCCTGGCTCCCTGATCGCCAGTGCGCGCATACGCGGCGAAACAAGCATCGGACCTGTCTGCCGTATCGGCGGCGAGGTTGAGGCGAGCATCGTTCAGGGGTACAGCAACAAGCACCACGACGGCTTTCTCGGGCATTCGTACCTTGGTGAGTGGGTCAACATCGGCGCCATGACCACCAACAGCGATCTGAAGAACACCTACGGCACAATTCGCATGGTGATCGAGGGGTTTGGTCAGATCGACAGCGGCATCCTGAAACTGGGGTGTTTCCTCGCCGATCACGTCAAACTGGGGATCGGGGTCCACCTGAACGGTGGCGCCGTCATCGGCACCGGTTCGAACATTTTTGGGGTTCACTTTGCGCCCAAGACCATTCCCCCCTTCACCTGGGGCGGTGAGGTGTTCCGCGAGTACCGCATCCAGTCGATGATCGACGTGGCGCGCAAAGTTATGGCGCGTCGCAAGGTAAGCATGAGCGCTGAGCAGGAAGAAGTGCTCCGCGCTGTGTTTGCCATGACGCGCGGCGACCGCGCCGGGTTGGACGACGGCGGCGGACGCGATGAAGCAGCGCTGCGGCGAGCGGAGGCGGAAGCGGTGCGCGCCTTCGACCTGGTCGAAGCGTCGGGGGGGTGA
- a CDS encoding aminopeptidase gives MADPRVEKMAQVLVHYSLAIKPGDLFRIIAPPAAAPLVRALYREALLAGAHPYLALTLEETEELLFRYGSEAQIRFVSPLMRQEIEEINATIRIMASDNTRALSGIDPNKIALRRQALSDIQKRTMQRSAEGTLNWCVTLFPTNAAAQDADMSLSDFEDFVYRACKLHYDDPVAEWRKTAAEQQRIADLLNECSVIRLVAPDTDLTYRVAGRTWINCAGDRNFPDGEVFSSCDETATQGYIRYSFPAIYAGREVEDIRLWFENGRVVKATAAKGEDLLHSLLNMDEGARRLGEVAFGTNYDITRFSRNILFDEKIGGTVHLALGAGYPETGSQNVSALHWDMICDMRQGEAYADGRLIYKDGKFLI, from the coding sequence ATGGCTGATCCGCGTGTCGAAAAGATGGCTCAGGTGCTGGTGCACTACTCGCTGGCGATCAAGCCGGGCGACCTGTTTCGCATTATTGCGCCGCCAGCTGCCGCACCGCTGGTGCGCGCATTGTACAGAGAAGCCCTGCTCGCTGGCGCCCATCCCTATCTGGCATTGACTCTCGAAGAAACGGAAGAATTGCTCTTCCGATACGGCTCCGAAGCGCAGATCCGGTTCGTTTCGCCCCTCATGCGGCAGGAGATTGAAGAGATCAATGCAACCATCCGAATCATGGCGAGCGATAACACCCGTGCACTTTCCGGGATCGATCCGAACAAAATCGCGCTGCGTCGTCAGGCATTGAGTGACATCCAGAAGCGTACCATGCAACGTTCTGCTGAAGGGACGCTCAACTGGTGCGTGACGTTGTTTCCAACCAATGCGGCAGCGCAGGATGCCGATATGTCGCTGAGCGATTTTGAGGATTTTGTCTACCGCGCCTGCAAACTGCACTACGATGACCCGGTTGCCGAATGGCGCAAAACAGCCGCTGAGCAGCAGCGGATTGCCGATCTGCTCAACGAGTGCAGTGTTATCCGCCTTGTTGCGCCCGATACCGACCTGACCTATCGCGTTGCCGGGCGCACCTGGATCAATTGCGCGGGCGATCGTAACTTTCCCGATGGCGAGGTCTTCTCCAGTTGCGATGAAACCGCGACCCAGGGGTATATTCGCTACAGTTTCCCGGCTATCTATGCCGGGCGCGAGGTTGAAGACATTCGTCTGTGGTTTGAGAACGGCAGGGTCGTCAAGGCGACTGCGGCGAAGGGCGAGGATCTGTTGCACTCGCTATTGAACATGGATGAGGGAGCGCGGCGACTGGGCGAAGTGGCTTTTGGCACGAATTATGATATTACCCGCTTTAGCCGGAATATTCTGTTCGATGAAAAGATCGGCGGCACAGTCCACCTTGCGCTCGGTGCAGGGTACCCGGAAACCGGGTCACAGAACGTATCGGCGCTTCACTGGGACATGATCTGCGATATGCGCCAGGGGGAGGCGTATGCCGATGGACGCCTGATCTACAAAGATGGGAAGTTTTTGATTTGA
- a CDS encoding terpene synthase family protein, whose amino-acid sequence MTIESWYWRAVESIDYPFPQRIHPDADWLEQEIIEWCCAHRLIQSQEQIKHIRDALLAEFVSRANADLSRPMLRLIGLWTVWFFFLDDLTDTVPSVDALADFHLRILSATAEDTTYGQVHPLISAVADLWAELRRYAGLVTQVRFQRALVQTLEAHLWEVSTRVDRVYPDSATYADMRLWSGAFFPMIALIDMARDFVLPSYLFEHALMRELLDAAARTVLWYNDLWSYPKEQSANALAHNIVHILIQEQRLSLYEALDRVITQHNWSLRRFLELKQRIQGFSGENAQTTIFLENVAAWLRATQDWSHRTNRYRSQMVRAIHT is encoded by the coding sequence ATGACAATCGAGTCGTGGTACTGGCGGGCTGTCGAGTCGATAGACTACCCATTTCCGCAGCGGATACATCCTGATGCTGACTGGTTAGAACAAGAAATCATTGAGTGGTGCTGTGCTCACCGTCTTATTCAGAGTCAGGAGCAAATCAAACACATCCGTGACGCACTCCTGGCAGAGTTCGTTTCACGCGCAAATGCAGACTTAAGTCGTCCCATGCTTCGTCTGATCGGGTTATGGACTGTCTGGTTTTTCTTTCTGGATGACCTGACCGATACAGTTCCCTCGGTTGACGCACTGGCGGATTTCCATCTGCGCATCCTTTCGGCGACAGCTGAAGATACCACATACGGACAGGTGCATCCGCTCATTTCTGCAGTTGCGGATCTTTGGGCTGAACTCAGGCGATACGCAGGACTCGTCACACAGGTTCGTTTTCAACGCGCGCTCGTTCAAACACTGGAAGCGCATCTGTGGGAGGTATCCACTCGAGTTGATCGCGTCTATCCGGATAGTGCAACATATGCCGACATGCGCCTCTGGTCTGGCGCGTTTTTTCCAATGATTGCGCTGATAGATATGGCGCGGGACTTTGTTCTGCCTTCTTATCTTTTCGAGCATGCCCTGATGCGAGAATTGTTAGATGCAGCTGCTCGAACTGTGCTGTGGTACAACGATCTCTGGTCATACCCGAAAGAGCAAAGCGCAAATGCCTTAGCTCATAATATTGTCCACATTCTCATCCAGGAGCAGCGCCTTTCTCTCTATGAAGCACTGGATCGGGTCATTACTCAACACAACTGGTCGCTTCGACGGTTTCTGGAACTCAAACAACGGATACAGGGCTTTAGTGGCGAAAACGCTCAAACAACAATTTTTTTAGAAAACGTCGCAGCATGGTTGCGCGCCACGCAAGACTGGTCGCATCGCACGAACCGTTATAGATCACAGATGGTCAGGGCAATCCATACCTGA
- a CDS encoding STAS domain-containing protein, which produces MMVGLTLSVFLIPEQTFVALPFLTVPIVLVTLGRHRLSILLTLVSGIVAGAGLAWFAPSVEVEQVIIGDALPLVSGIGFVTLLVIIWLLSDRLLTISDAAVALADKRAAEAEDARQRAEEAQSTIAQQYAEQQRLLDLVSVLETPVIAIAEGVLLAPIVGHLDSRRAGQLTQRLLDAVYAQRARAVIIDIAGVPLVDTQVAQLLIRTAQSIRLLGSRVALTGISSETAMTLSNLGMRLEEMQTMRNPQEAIQVMTMRTVNR; this is translated from the coding sequence ATGATGGTAGGACTTACTCTAAGCGTGTTTCTGATCCCGGAGCAGACATTTGTGGCGCTTCCGTTCCTCACCGTCCCGATTGTGTTGGTCACTCTTGGACGACATCGCCTCTCCATTCTATTGACGCTGGTCAGCGGCATTGTCGCTGGTGCAGGGCTTGCCTGGTTTGCGCCGTCGGTCGAGGTGGAGCAGGTTATCATCGGCGACGCGCTGCCGCTCGTCAGCGGCATTGGATTTGTCACCCTGCTGGTGATCATCTGGCTCCTGAGCGACCGGTTGCTCACCATCTCCGATGCAGCCGTAGCGCTCGCCGATAAACGCGCGGCGGAAGCCGAAGACGCGCGGCAACGCGCCGAGGAAGCACAATCCACTATTGCGCAACAGTATGCTGAACAGCAACGCCTGCTCGATCTGGTGAGCGTGCTTGAAACGCCGGTAATCGCCATCGCCGAGGGGGTGCTGCTGGCGCCGATCGTCGGTCACCTGGATAGTCGACGCGCCGGGCAGTTGACGCAGCGGCTCCTGGACGCCGTCTATGCGCAGCGTGCACGTGCAGTGATTATCGACATTGCCGGCGTGCCGCTGGTCGATACACAGGTGGCGCAGTTGCTGATCCGCACGGCGCAATCCATCCGTTTGCTCGGCAGCCGTGTCGCGCTGACAGGGATCTCTTCAGAAACGGCGATGACGTTGAGCAACCTGGGGATGCGCCTGGAAGAGATGCAGACCATGCGCAACCCGCAGGAAGCGATTCAGGTGATGACCATGCGTACTGTCAACCGTTAG
- a CDS encoding DUF507 family protein, translated as MKLSPAKIEQLSASLVDYLAEVDGVMFRGDDSQLRLAVEQIITDELLVEERLDAEIHKMLQAHKYEITMGRLSYDELFKKTKQRLVRERKLVL; from the coding sequence ATGAAACTTTCGCCTGCGAAAATCGAACAGTTGTCGGCGTCGCTTGTTGACTATCTGGCAGAGGTGGACGGCGTGATGTTCCGAGGTGACGACAGCCAGTTGCGCTTGGCAGTGGAGCAGATCATCACCGATGAACTGCTGGTCGAAGAACGCCTCGACGCCGAGATCCATAAGATGCTCCAGGCGCACAAATACGAGATTACGATGGGTCGTCTGAGTTACGACGAACTGTTCAAGAAGACCAAACAGCGCCTGGTGCGCGAACGCAAACTGGTGTTGTAA
- the crtL gene encoding lycopene beta cyclase — translation MHDVLVVGAGPTGMAIAAALSATGLRVAGLAAAPPTKPWQNTYGVWLDELPTPELRDTLGHRWSDVVVCVGERTIALDRAYGLFDNPRLQQYLLDQCERHGVTWSAGIAARVEHQATHSLVTTRDGRVVAARLVVDASGHSPALLRRPATSHVARQAAYGIVGVFSAPPIQPNRMVLMDYRADHLTAEERREPPTFLYAMDLGDGQFFVEETSLAHVPGLPLTTLEQRLQRRLTARGVTVQQVVHIERCLFPMNNPLPYLDQPMIGFGGAASMVHPPSGYMVGKALRRAPEVAQAIARALGAADATPRSAARAGWRALWSPARLRRRQLYLFGLASLMRCDSATIQEFFALFFSLPRHEWMGYLSDTLSTVELARTMLRLFIRAPGNVRRTLMAAAGAEHALLRRAALGQA, via the coding sequence ATGCATGATGTTCTCGTCGTCGGCGCCGGTCCGACCGGCATGGCAATCGCTGCTGCGCTCAGCGCCACAGGACTGCGCGTGGCGGGGCTTGCGGCGGCGCCGCCGACGAAACCATGGCAGAATACCTACGGCGTGTGGCTCGATGAATTGCCGACGCCGGAATTGCGCGACACGCTGGGGCATCGCTGGTCGGATGTTGTGGTGTGCGTCGGCGAGCGCACCATTGCCCTTGATCGTGCGTATGGGTTGTTCGACAACCCGCGCTTGCAGCAGTACCTCCTCGACCAATGCGAGCGCCACGGTGTCACGTGGTCTGCCGGGATTGCGGCGCGCGTCGAGCATCAGGCGACGCATTCCCTGGTGACCACGCGTGATGGGCGTGTTGTTGCGGCACGGTTGGTGGTGGATGCCAGCGGTCATTCACCGGCGCTGCTGCGTCGCCCTGCAACATCGCACGTGGCGCGTCAGGCGGCGTATGGCATCGTCGGTGTCTTCTCCGCCCCGCCGATTCAGCCGAATCGAATGGTGCTGATGGACTACCGCGCTGATCATCTGACCGCTGAGGAACGGCGTGAGCCGCCAACCTTTTTGTACGCCATGGATCTGGGGGACGGACAATTTTTTGTTGAGGAAACGTCGCTGGCGCATGTGCCCGGCTTACCGCTCACCACGCTCGAACAACGGTTGCAGCGCCGGTTGACCGCCAGAGGTGTGACGGTGCAGCAGGTTGTGCATATCGAGCGGTGTCTGTTCCCGATGAATAATCCGTTACCGTACCTCGATCAGCCGATGATCGGGTTTGGCGGTGCAGCGAGTATGGTGCATCCCCCGTCGGGGTATATGGTCGGCAAGGCGCTGCGCCGTGCCCCTGAGGTTGCGCAGGCGATTGCTCGCGCATTAGGCGCAGCGGACGCTACCCCGCGCAGCGCTGCCCGTGCCGGATGGCGGGCGCTCTGGTCACCGGCGCGCCTGCGTCGCAGGCAGTTGTACCTGTTCGGGCTGGCGAGCCTGATGCGCTGCGACAGCGCAACAATCCAGGAATTTTTCGCTCTTTTTTTCAGTCTGCCGCGTCACGAATGGATGGGGTATCTATCGGACACGTTGAGCACTGTCGAGTTAGCGCGCACGATGCTGCGTCTGTTCATCCGCGCGCCCGGAAATGTGCGCCGAACCCTGATGGCGGCTGCGGGCGCAGAACATGCGCTGCTGCGCCGTGCGGCACTTGGTCAGGCTTGA
- a CDS encoding gluconeogenesis factor YvcK family protein gives MDPCSFDIKIDVVAIGGGGGATHVLRAVAPFAASRTAIIAVTDTGRSTGLARQIGAMPAPGDLRATIAAFASDQVMAETLNHRFDGAGVPALAGMAFGNLLIAALTRVTGDFAVAVEHTARLAGASVHVLPVSVANTTLCAELIDGTYVTGEFEVRAPGKSPLARLFLHEPANAYPPALDAIRSADLVVIGPGSLWTSVLACLQFGGVVEALAHCRGTVAYVCNSTTQPGQTDGYRCIDHVQRIVTTLGPGVLDVALINRSNPDADALRPYEEEGLHLLRPDEDEIAAVRALGVMPLVRELTGYVEPRRALWNKQDTIRYDTGALGVALHEVVMMKGKTNG, from the coding sequence ATGGATCCCTGTTCATTTGACATAAAAATTGATGTCGTTGCAATTGGCGGCGGCGGCGGCGCAACCCACGTATTACGTGCAGTTGCGCCGTTCGCTGCATCGCGCACGGCGATCATCGCCGTGACCGATACCGGTCGTTCCACCGGGCTGGCGCGACAGATCGGCGCAATGCCCGCTCCCGGCGATCTGCGCGCGACGATCGCAGCGTTCGCCAGCGATCAGGTCATGGCGGAGACGCTGAACCACCGCTTCGATGGCGCCGGTGTTCCTGCGCTCGCAGGAATGGCGTTCGGCAATCTGCTGATCGCTGCGCTGACCCGTGTCACCGGCGACTTTGCCGTAGCCGTTGAGCATACCGCGCGTCTGGCAGGGGCGTCGGTGCATGTGCTGCCGGTCAGTGTCGCCAACACCACGTTGTGCGCCGAACTGATCGATGGCACATACGTGACAGGGGAGTTCGAGGTGCGCGCGCCGGGTAAATCTCCGCTTGCCCGCCTGTTCCTGCACGAACCGGCGAATGCCTATCCCCCGGCGCTCGATGCGATCCGCTCCGCCGATCTGGTGGTGATCGGACCCGGCAGTTTATGGACGTCGGTGCTTGCCTGTTTGCAGTTTGGCGGTGTGGTGGAAGCGCTGGCGCATTGTCGCGGGACGGTGGCGTATGTCTGCAATTCGACGACGCAGCCGGGGCAGACCGATGGCTACCGCTGTATTGACCATGTGCAGCGGATCGTCACAACGCTGGGTCCGGGTGTGCTCGATGTGGCGCTGATCAACCGCAGCAACCCGGATGCGGATGCGCTTCGTCCGTATGAGGAGGAAGGGCTTCATCTGCTGCGCCCCGATGAAGATGAAATCGCCGCCGTTCGCGCATTGGGGGTGATGCCGCTGGTGCGGGAATTGACCGGCTATGTCGAACCACGACGTGCGTTGTGGAACAAGCAGGATACCATTCGCTACGATACCGGTGCGCTGGGTGTGGCGCTCCACGAGGTTGTCATGATGAAAGGCAAAACCAATGGCTGA